One Micromonospora eburnea genomic region harbors:
- a CDS encoding ABC transporter substrate-binding protein has translation MRRLAVALTAALALGVGLTACGESDPAPGAATGDTREITHAMGTTKVPAEPKRVVVLDTDKFDTALSLGVTPVGAATAGEAKSWPTYFGAEKLAGIKAVGVLTEPDLEAINALKPDLILGSKFRQEKFYDELSAIAPTVFTEQVGVTWKENFLLDGKALGKEQQAHDLLAAYEKRAKEFGASLGDAASRQISIVRFMPGNIRVYGPESFSGIVIGDTGLGRPVRQRLDGKKDKRFDQVSPERVNEVDGDVIFVTAYGEKAAAEQTKVTAGSLWQGLAAVKAGKAHVVADETWMTGIGVTAANKILDDLEKYLSA, from the coding sequence ATGCGTCGTCTCGCCGTCGCCCTCACCGCGGCCCTCGCCCTCGGTGTCGGTCTCACCGCCTGTGGGGAGAGCGACCCCGCCCCCGGTGCGGCCACCGGGGACACCCGGGAGATCACCCACGCGATGGGCACCACCAAGGTGCCCGCCGAGCCGAAGCGCGTGGTGGTGCTCGACACCGACAAGTTCGACACCGCGCTCTCGCTCGGCGTCACGCCGGTCGGCGCGGCGACCGCCGGTGAGGCGAAGAGCTGGCCCACCTACTTCGGCGCGGAGAAACTCGCCGGAATCAAGGCGGTCGGGGTGCTCACCGAACCCGACCTGGAGGCGATCAACGCGCTCAAGCCCGACCTGATCCTCGGCAGCAAGTTCCGCCAGGAGAAGTTCTACGACGAGCTGTCCGCCATCGCGCCGACCGTCTTCACCGAGCAGGTGGGCGTCACCTGGAAGGAGAACTTCCTCCTCGACGGCAAGGCCCTGGGCAAGGAGCAGCAGGCTCACGACCTGCTCGCAGCGTACGAGAAGCGGGCGAAGGAGTTCGGCGCCTCGCTCGGCGACGCCGCGTCCCGCCAGATCTCCATCGTCCGCTTCATGCCCGGCAACATCCGGGTGTACGGCCCGGAGTCGTTCTCGGGCATCGTCATCGGCGACACCGGGCTGGGCCGCCCCGTGCGGCAGCGCCTCGACGGCAAGAAGGACAAGCGCTTCGACCAGGTCAGCCCGGAGCGGGTCAACGAGGTGGACGGCGACGTCATCTTCGTCACCGCGTACGGCGAGAAGGCCGCCGCCGAGCAGACCAAGGTCACGGCCGGCAGCCTCTGGCAGGGTCTCGCCGCGGTCAAGGCCGGCAAGGCCCACGTCGTCGCCGACGAGACCTGGATGACCGGCATCGGCGTAACCGCCGCCAACAAGATCCTCGACGACCTGGAGAAGTACCTCTCCGCCTGA
- a CDS encoding endonuclease domain-containing protein, which yields MPKAPRRPPQLRGRIFRGSVAVRRGLLTRNDLRSSAWRPLFRDVYADAQLSVTHADRCAAVLRWLVPAGTAIAGRSAAALYRVGHVAPEQPVDVLTPTPPRALSAPVPAPAAPAPGSAPAVRLARTSDAAPARPGCAPGQRGPMSGLRVHRAEVDPGDVVERAGILVTSPARTCWDLARWLDVIEAVVLIDGLLARGLTDVTALREYALARAGRRGWRSLLRAVDLADAGAESPQESRTRVRLVRAGLPRPETQWVVSQQGRFIARLDLAWPEFRVAVEYDGLWHDDPEQFHRDRQRLNRLLGAEWIVLHVTAKRFRHDFDGILTEVRAALRARGWRAAVT from the coding sequence ATGCCCAAAGCTCCTCGGCGACCGCCCCAACTGCGCGGTCGGATCTTTCGTGGCTCCGTTGCGGTGCGGCGTGGTCTGCTGACCCGTAACGATCTCCGCAGCTCGGCTTGGCGGCCGCTCTTTCGCGACGTCTACGCCGACGCACAGCTGAGCGTGACCCATGCCGACCGGTGCGCCGCCGTGCTCCGCTGGCTGGTGCCCGCCGGCACCGCCATCGCCGGCCGTTCGGCCGCCGCCCTCTACCGCGTCGGGCACGTCGCTCCCGAGCAGCCCGTCGACGTGCTCACCCCCACACCGCCACGAGCCCTCTCGGCACCCGTCCCCGCACCGGCCGCGCCGGCACCTGGCTCCGCGCCGGCCGTCCGTCTGGCACGGACTTCCGACGCCGCCCCGGCGAGGCCGGGCTGCGCGCCCGGCCAGCGGGGACCAATGAGCGGTCTGCGGGTGCACCGCGCCGAGGTGGACCCGGGCGACGTCGTGGAGCGGGCGGGCATCCTGGTCACCTCGCCAGCGCGTACCTGCTGGGACCTGGCGCGGTGGCTCGACGTGATCGAGGCGGTGGTGCTCATCGACGGCCTGTTGGCCCGTGGGCTCACCGACGTCACCGCCCTACGGGAGTACGCCCTGGCCAGGGCCGGCAGGCGCGGCTGGCGATCGTTGCTGCGCGCCGTCGATCTTGCCGACGCCGGCGCCGAGTCCCCGCAGGAGTCCCGCACGCGGGTGCGCCTGGTGCGTGCCGGTCTGCCCCGCCCTGAGACGCAGTGGGTGGTGTCGCAACAGGGGCGCTTCATCGCCCGGCTGGATCTGGCGTGGCCGGAGTTCAGGGTCGCGGTCGAATACGACGGGCTGTGGCACGACGACCCGGAGCAGTTCCACCGGGACCGTCAACGGCTCAACCGGCTGCTCGGGGCGGAGTGGATCGTCCTGCACGTCACAGCGAAACGCTTTCGGCACGACTTCGACGGAATCCTCACCGAGGTGCGCGCGGCACTGCGTGCCCGCGGCTGGCGCGCTGCCGTGACGTGA